The following proteins are encoded in a genomic region of Bacillus sp. FJAT-22090:
- a CDS encoding FtsX-like permease family protein, protein MTFQQFAYHNVIRNSRVYAAFFMASIFSVMVFFIYSMLMFHPNIEDKFLRDIAFGGMLIAEIILIIFTLFFLFYSMSAFLQARSKEFGLLLNLGMEKSQLNRLVFLETMILGAISITVGIFWGFAFSKFFFMVIRELFLLDSLPLYLSWKPFTLTIVVFLSLFIIISISGVVFIRKKEIIQLLKGYWKADEQVAYAKWKAILGLVLLLTAYSLVLLSLFKMTFWITFVIIILAIVGTYLFFTDSMLYIINQIRKRKSFYWRPFHLIVFADGSIKIRENARMFFVVTIVSTIAFLSVGVVTSFTSFTAQYRELNPISIFYSSDWDNPFEKEHIMKLSQELQRESLSYELVKFNVKEQTSSSSQEVVNVIKESEVNSLALSLKIPLVDLTQGEAILVPNTQEDIGNLSPQEEQTVLEESSVPIHIIGEFEHYIFPSLAINQRTIIISDEDFQLVTEPLSGYGLKESRTTFYAFHVPEWLRTKEVGADIDRIMVESMGTSKVNPNPFYFVNPGLNYSIIRATFSLLLFTGLLVAAVLLLAAGSFVYFKLYTDLERDKKQYDVLRRMGVTDHELVKIVNRQLIPQFFLPWGLAMVHSTFSFIYLQAVWVDLAAVSIAKEMLFVLIAFTVIQVAYFYLIRWRYIAHIQAY, encoded by the coding sequence ATGACCTTTCAACAATTCGCTTATCATAATGTAATTCGAAATAGTCGTGTGTATGCTGCCTTTTTTATGGCAAGTATTTTCTCCGTAATGGTGTTTTTTATTTATTCCATGTTGATGTTTCATCCGAATATTGAGGATAAATTCTTAAGAGATATTGCATTTGGTGGAATGCTTATTGCAGAAATTATCCTCATTATTTTTACATTGTTCTTTTTGTTTTATTCGATGAGTGCCTTCCTACAGGCTAGATCTAAAGAGTTCGGGCTATTATTAAATTTAGGTATGGAAAAATCACAATTAAATCGTTTGGTTTTCTTAGAAACAATGATTCTAGGAGCTATATCTATTACGGTGGGGATTTTTTGGGGTTTTGCCTTCTCGAAATTTTTCTTTATGGTTATTCGAGAATTGTTTCTTTTAGATAGTCTACCTCTTTATTTATCTTGGAAGCCATTTACACTAACAATCGTTGTTTTTTTATCCTTATTTATCATTATTTCGATCAGCGGTGTTGTTTTCATTCGTAAAAAAGAAATTATTCAATTGCTTAAAGGATATTGGAAAGCTGATGAGCAAGTAGCGTATGCAAAGTGGAAAGCAATTTTGGGTTTAGTTTTGCTGCTTACTGCCTATAGTCTAGTTCTACTTTCTCTCTTTAAGATGACCTTTTGGATTACGTTTGTCATCATTATCCTTGCGATTGTTGGTACTTACTTGTTTTTCACTGATAGTATGTTGTATATAATAAACCAAATTCGCAAAAGAAAATCCTTTTACTGGCGTCCTTTTCATTTAATTGTTTTTGCGGATGGATCGATTAAAATCCGAGAAAATGCACGTATGTTTTTTGTCGTAACAATCGTATCAACTATCGCTTTTTTGTCAGTGGGAGTTGTTACATCTTTTACTTCCTTTACTGCACAATATCGTGAATTAAATCCGATTAGTATTTTTTACTCCAGTGATTGGGATAATCCTTTTGAGAAAGAACATATTATGAAGCTATCCCAAGAGCTTCAAAGAGAAAGCTTATCGTATGAGCTTGTGAAATTTAATGTGAAAGAGCAAACTTCTTCCAGTTCACAAGAAGTAGTAAATGTGATAAAAGAATCAGAAGTAAATAGCTTGGCGCTTTCATTAAAAATACCTTTAGTTGATTTGACTCAAGGGGAAGCGATATTAGTACCAAACACTCAGGAGGACATAGGAAATCTTAGCCCCCAAGAGGAACAAACTGTGTTAGAAGAGAGCAGTGTACCTATTCATATAATAGGGGAATTCGAACATTATATATTCCCTTCATTAGCAATCAATCAGCGAACAATAATTATTAGCGATGAAGATTTTCAGTTAGTGACAGAGCCTCTGTCTGGCTATGGACTGAAAGAATCTAGGACAACCTTTTATGCCTTTCATGTTCCAGAATGGCTAAGAACAAAGGAAGTAGGAGCAGATATTGATAGAATAATGGTGGAGTCAATGGGTACTTCAAAGGTAAATCCAAATCCATTTTATTTTGTTAATCCAGGTTTAAATTATTCCATCATACGTGCAACATTTTCATTGTTACTATTTACGGGATTACTTGTAGCAGCAGTATTGTTACTTGCAGCAGGAAGCTTTGTGTATTTTAAATTGTATACCGATTTAGAGAGAGATAAGAAACAATATGATGTCCTTCGAAGAATGGGTGTAACCGATCATGAACTAGTAAAAATCGTTAATAGACAATTGATTCCACAATTCTTTTTACCTTGGGGACTTGCCATGGTGCATAGTACATTTTCGTTTATTTACCTACAGGCAGTTTGGGTAGATTTAGCAGCAGTTTCTATCGCGAAAGAAATGCTTTTCGTTTTAATCGCATTCACTGTGATTCAAGTAGCTTATTTTTACTTAATTCGATGGAGATATATAGCCCATATTCAAGCGTATTGA